A genomic segment from Sorangium aterium encodes:
- a CDS encoding YXWGXW repeat-containing protein, translating into MNAALRRALRIPLASLLVLAGCGSSLPLPPTGPHLPSETTVVVPYPPPPARVEIISPSERPGDVWIDGEWQWRSRRWAWQQGRWEAVPPGAYFAPATTVRRSDGSLVWFAGVWHLPGKK; encoded by the coding sequence ATGAACGCCGCTCTGCGCCGCGCGCTCCGGATCCCGCTCGCGTCGCTCCTGGTGCTCGCGGGCTGCGGCAGCTCGCTCCCGCTGCCTCCGACCGGCCCCCACCTGCCGAGCGAGACGACGGTGGTCGTGCCGTACCCTCCGCCGCCTGCGCGGGTCGAGATCATCTCGCCGTCCGAGCGGCCGGGCGATGTGTGGATCGACGGCGAGTGGCAGTGGCGGAGCCGCCGATGGGCGTGGCAGCAGGGACGATGGGAGGCCGTCCCGCCGGGCGCGTACTTCGCGCCTGCCACCACCGTGCGCCGCTCAGACGGATCCCTGGTGTGGTTCGCCGGCGTGTGGCACCTCCCCGGCAAGAAGTGA
- a CDS encoding aconitase family protein, whose product MPIPRRKSVQVTGRTLYLTEDPALLKQQLAGGELRFDPEQHALIDNISTDELTPGWVCYYYDETLARYCLVGLRGGHIERDAIKNGGFGVIVSGRSKGCGSSRETAPYSEREAGIQIVVARSIEKIYGQNCQNIGLLTTTDFSLLDRIARGDEIPIGEFTRGLDPISADVVEYGGLFTYNKARMAGEVSPPTLATPPRPMTLCEKIIAAHAIVDARAGKIGVPAVKPGDALFARIDVRFSHEYVTPMAESLFRAGVGPDAVVTEPESVFAFRDHLTFLERVMPEAHLRLGLREQAASLATVQQAFTERHGIKLYGEVERDGRTVGSEAICHNKVIEELALPGQIVAGTDSHTCMAGALGCFAFGVGSTDMANAWLTRDVRVAVPQSVRFNLTGRLKPGVTAKDVMLFLLSQPFWKTGQGIGKVLEFAGDGVRAMGLDERATLTNMAVEAGGFTGIIEADEEIVRYLVEQRGLAAEDVRARIVRADPGAEYMATFDVDLASVEPMVATPGDPRNGVPLRSLDEIAGAGEDRHRVRRLVHGRQEGRHGHVRVRAAPGGRAGQARR is encoded by the coding sequence ATGCCGATCCCCCGCCGGAAGTCCGTTCAAGTCACCGGGAGGACCCTCTACCTGACCGAGGACCCGGCGCTCCTGAAACAGCAGCTGGCGGGCGGCGAGCTTCGCTTCGATCCCGAGCAGCACGCGCTGATCGACAACATCTCGACCGACGAGCTCACGCCGGGCTGGGTCTGTTACTACTACGACGAGACGCTCGCCCGTTACTGCCTGGTCGGGCTGCGCGGCGGGCACATCGAGCGCGACGCCATCAAGAACGGCGGCTTCGGCGTCATCGTCAGCGGGCGCTCGAAGGGGTGCGGCAGCTCGCGCGAGACGGCGCCGTACTCGGAGCGTGAGGCGGGGATCCAGATCGTCGTCGCGCGCAGCATCGAGAAGATCTACGGCCAGAACTGCCAGAACATCGGGCTGCTCACGACGACCGATTTCTCGCTCCTCGACCGGATCGCGCGGGGCGACGAGATCCCGATCGGCGAGTTCACCCGCGGGCTCGACCCGATCAGCGCCGACGTCGTCGAGTACGGTGGCCTCTTCACCTACAACAAGGCCCGGATGGCCGGCGAGGTCTCGCCGCCCACCCTGGCCACGCCGCCGCGGCCGATGACGCTGTGCGAGAAGATCATCGCGGCGCACGCGATCGTGGACGCCCGGGCAGGGAAGATCGGCGTCCCCGCGGTGAAGCCTGGAGACGCGCTCTTCGCCCGCATCGACGTGCGCTTCTCGCACGAGTACGTCACGCCGATGGCCGAGTCGCTCTTCCGGGCGGGCGTCGGGCCGGACGCGGTCGTGACCGAGCCGGAGAGCGTCTTCGCGTTCCGGGATCACCTGACGTTCCTCGAACGCGTGATGCCGGAGGCTCACCTCAGGCTCGGCCTGCGGGAGCAGGCGGCCTCGCTCGCGACGGTGCAGCAGGCGTTCACCGAGCGGCACGGGATCAAGCTGTACGGCGAGGTCGAGCGCGACGGCAGGACCGTGGGCTCGGAGGCCATCTGCCACAACAAGGTGATCGAGGAGCTCGCGCTGCCAGGGCAGATCGTCGCCGGGACCGACTCGCACACCTGCATGGCGGGGGCGCTCGGGTGCTTCGCGTTCGGCGTCGGCTCGACGGACATGGCGAACGCGTGGCTCACGCGCGACGTCCGCGTCGCGGTGCCGCAGTCGGTACGCTTCAACCTGACCGGGCGGCTCAAGCCGGGGGTCACGGCGAAGGACGTGATGCTGTTCCTGCTCTCGCAGCCGTTCTGGAAGACGGGCCAGGGCATCGGCAAGGTGCTCGAGTTCGCCGGCGATGGCGTCCGCGCGATGGGCCTCGACGAGCGGGCGACGCTCACCAACATGGCGGTCGAGGCGGGCGGCTTCACGGGGATCATCGAGGCCGACGAGGAGATCGTGCGCTACCTCGTCGAGCAGCGCGGGCTCGCCGCGGAGGACGTGCGCGCGCGCATCGTGCGCGCCGATCCAGGCGCGGAGTACATGGCGACGTTCGACGTCGATCTCGCGTCGGTCGAGCCGATGGTCGCGACGCCGGGCGATCCGCGGAACGGCGTGCCGCTGCGGTCGCTCGACGAGATCGCCGGCGCCGGTGAAGATCGACATCGCGTACGGAGGCTCGTGCACGGGCGGCAAGAAGGCCGACATGGACATGTACGCGTCCGTGCTGCGCCAGGCGGTCGAGCGGGGCAAGCGCGTCGCTGA
- a CDS encoding serine/threonine protein kinase, whose amino-acid sequence MGERKGTIEEADWAADSARSNELAASGPPERVRAALDGGTLVSRQGLVPAPEPPPTVQVRRPDRDAPTTVGRDAPPDAPPSPSDRHARSFGKYRFIATLGHGGMADVHLAVAVGPAGFSKLQVIKRLRPNIADEPEFRDMLLDEARLAARLNHRNVVQTNEVGLADGEYFIAMEYLDGQPLSRVISRAREQARTIPFAVQFWILSEVLAGLHYAHELVDYDGTPLNVVHRDISPHNIFVTYDGQVKIVDFGIALAAHRLVETQTGTMKGKVAYMAPEQAFSHSSQIDRRADVFSAGVILWEMLAGRRLWRGLSDPQIISRLMRDIPDLRSARPEVPVELARICAKALAHSPGERYSTAAAFRAELDRYAERLEGQVTAEQLGALMRELFASERSEIRAIIDRQLKQLQEHGADAGSAGLTGRAPRLPSLPGRDPLDSDPPAQEEGATTGSSPSAPTRPLHRSSAPQATLHAVVRTEPATAVQPAPTPRRSRLPLVAFAAVIALVGAATLYLKLRDPVQQSLHATAPPVQSAPPAPEPSPPRAEASPPSAASSAPREETDASLLRASIKASPASAKIFVDGVELPSNPFDGKLIKDGAAHRIEVSAPGHAAQRRMLVFDRDIELEVTLSHAQRGPAPATTATSKVVKPPVEVDPTVPPPKPDPY is encoded by the coding sequence GTGGGCGAGCGCAAAGGGACGATCGAGGAGGCTGACTGGGCGGCGGACTCCGCCCGCAGCAACGAGCTCGCCGCCTCGGGCCCGCCGGAGCGCGTGCGGGCAGCGCTCGACGGCGGGACCCTGGTCTCCAGGCAGGGGCTCGTCCCCGCGCCCGAGCCCCCGCCCACCGTCCAGGTGCGGCGCCCGGACCGCGACGCGCCGACCACGGTCGGCCGGGATGCGCCGCCGGACGCGCCGCCGTCGCCCTCGGATCGGCACGCTCGGAGCTTCGGAAAATACAGGTTCATCGCGACGCTCGGTCACGGGGGCATGGCGGACGTGCACCTGGCGGTCGCGGTGGGGCCGGCGGGCTTCAGCAAGCTGCAGGTCATCAAGCGCCTCCGGCCCAACATCGCCGACGAGCCCGAGTTCCGGGACATGCTGCTCGACGAGGCCCGCCTCGCCGCTCGCCTGAACCACCGCAACGTGGTGCAGACCAACGAGGTCGGCCTCGCGGACGGCGAGTACTTCATCGCGATGGAGTACCTCGACGGGCAGCCGCTGAGCCGGGTGATCTCCCGCGCGCGAGAGCAAGCGCGGACGATCCCGTTCGCCGTCCAGTTCTGGATCCTCAGCGAGGTGCTGGCCGGCCTCCACTACGCCCACGAGCTCGTCGACTACGACGGGACGCCGCTCAACGTCGTTCACCGCGACATCAGCCCCCACAACATCTTCGTCACCTACGACGGGCAGGTGAAGATCGTCGATTTCGGGATCGCGCTCGCCGCGCACCGCCTCGTCGAGACGCAGACCGGCACGATGAAGGGCAAGGTCGCGTACATGGCGCCGGAGCAAGCGTTCTCGCACTCTTCCCAGATCGATCGGCGCGCGGATGTCTTCTCGGCCGGCGTCATCCTCTGGGAGATGCTCGCCGGCCGCCGCCTCTGGCGCGGGCTGTCGGATCCGCAGATCATCTCGCGCCTGATGCGGGACATCCCGGACCTGCGGTCCGCGCGCCCCGAGGTGCCCGTCGAGCTCGCGCGCATCTGCGCCAAGGCGCTCGCGCATTCACCCGGCGAGCGCTATTCGACGGCCGCCGCCTTCCGCGCGGAGCTCGATCGCTACGCGGAACGCCTGGAAGGGCAGGTGACGGCCGAGCAGCTCGGCGCGCTCATGCGCGAGCTGTTCGCCAGCGAGCGGTCCGAGATCCGGGCGATCATCGATCGCCAGCTCAAGCAGCTGCAGGAGCACGGCGCGGACGCGGGGAGCGCGGGGCTCACCGGCCGCGCGCCGAGGCTGCCGTCGCTGCCAGGGCGCGATCCGCTCGACTCGGATCCTCCTGCGCAGGAGGAGGGGGCGACCACGGGCTCTTCGCCGTCGGCGCCCACACGTCCCCTCCACCGCTCGAGCGCTCCGCAGGCGACGCTCCACGCCGTCGTGCGGACCGAGCCGGCAACGGCGGTTCAGCCCGCGCCGACGCCGCGGCGCTCCCGGTTGCCGCTCGTCGCGTTCGCAGCGGTCATCGCGCTGGTCGGCGCCGCGACGCTGTACCTGAAGCTGCGCGATCCCGTCCAGCAGAGCCTCCACGCGACCGCGCCGCCGGTCCAGAGCGCGCCGCCCGCGCCGGAGCCCTCCCCGCCCCGCGCCGAGGCCTCGCCGCCGTCCGCCGCGAGCAGCGCTCCACGCGAGGAGACCGACGCGTCGCTCCTCCGCGCCTCGATCAAGGCGAGCCCTGCCAGCGCGAAGATCTTCGTCGACGGGGTGGAGCTCCCCTCGAACCCGTTCGACGGCAAGCTCATCAAGGACGGCGCGGCGCACCGGATCGAGGTCTCCGCGCCGGGCCACGCCGCGCAGCGACGGATGCTCGTGTTTGATCGGGACATCGAGCTCGAGGTGACGCTCTCGCACGCGCAGAGAGGACCGGCCCCCGCGACCACGGCGACCTCGAAGGTCGTCAAGCCCCCCGTCGAGGTGGATCCGACCGTCCCGCCGCCGAAGCCCGATCCCTACTGA
- a CDS encoding protoporphyrinogen/coproporphyrinogen oxidase — MTRPTISSVPVAILGAGLTGMAAAYHLGRAGVPHRVFERLPRPGGHAITLEDAGFRFDRTGHLLHLRDPATRELALGWLGPDPLEIERRSMIWSNGTYTRYPFQANTFGLPPAVAYDCLRGFVEAHFAKDRPQPRNFEEFCLAHFGEGISRHFMIPYNSRLWGVHPSEITADWCSRFVPIPKLEDVLAGSVGLNDRELGYNARFLYPRLGIGQLTHGLARALAEQRPRDAGTPAIELSRAPRSIDWRARELVFDDEVVRYDVLVSSAPLPALVRLLSDAPRAVGEAASRLRCTHLYYLDVALDTPCGQPLHWVYVPEAKYPFYRVGCYSHFSAAMAPPGKAGLYVELADRAEPDLAALLPRVAEGLVEMGLIPAPSAIRFARLRRIDHAYVVFDHSYFGSLEAVRPFLEGQRILSCGRYGGWNYSSMEDALHFGRDAAHRAQALLGGAP, encoded by the coding sequence ATGACCCGACCCACGATCTCCAGCGTTCCCGTCGCGATCCTCGGCGCCGGCCTGACGGGCATGGCAGCGGCGTACCACCTGGGGCGGGCCGGCGTGCCGCACCGGGTGTTCGAGCGCCTGCCGCGCCCGGGCGGCCACGCGATCACGCTCGAGGACGCCGGCTTCCGCTTCGATCGGACAGGGCATCTCCTCCACCTGCGCGACCCCGCGACCCGTGAGCTCGCGCTGGGGTGGCTGGGCCCCGACCCGCTCGAGATCGAGCGGCGTTCGATGATCTGGTCGAACGGCACGTACACCCGCTATCCGTTCCAGGCGAACACCTTCGGCCTGCCGCCCGCGGTGGCCTACGACTGCCTCCGCGGTTTCGTCGAGGCGCACTTCGCCAAGGACAGACCTCAGCCAAGGAACTTCGAGGAGTTCTGTCTGGCGCACTTCGGCGAGGGGATCAGCCGCCACTTCATGATCCCCTACAACAGCCGCCTCTGGGGGGTGCACCCGAGCGAGATCACCGCCGACTGGTGCTCCCGCTTCGTCCCGATACCCAAGCTGGAGGACGTGCTCGCCGGATCGGTCGGGCTGAACGATCGGGAGCTCGGCTACAACGCGAGGTTCCTCTACCCGCGGCTCGGCATCGGACAGCTGACGCACGGGCTCGCGCGGGCGCTCGCCGAGCAGCGGCCGCGGGACGCGGGGACGCCGGCGATCGAGCTCAGCCGCGCTCCCAGGTCGATCGACTGGCGCGCGCGCGAGCTCGTGTTCGACGACGAGGTCGTCCGGTACGACGTGCTCGTCTCGTCCGCGCCGCTGCCCGCGCTCGTCAGGCTCCTCTCGGACGCGCCTCGCGCCGTCGGCGAGGCGGCTTCCCGGCTGCGCTGCACGCACCTCTACTACCTCGATGTGGCGCTCGACACACCGTGCGGGCAGCCGCTGCACTGGGTGTACGTCCCGGAGGCGAAGTACCCGTTCTACCGCGTGGGCTGCTACTCCCACTTCTCCGCCGCCATGGCCCCGCCGGGCAAGGCCGGCCTCTACGTCGAGCTCGCCGATCGCGCCGAGCCCGATCTCGCGGCGCTGCTCCCCCGCGTCGCCGAAGGCCTCGTCGAGATGGGCCTCATCCCCGCCCCGAGCGCCATCCGCTTCGCCCGCCTGCGCCGCATCGACCACGCGTACGTCGTGTTCGATCACAGCTATTTCGGCTCGCTGGAGGCGGTGCGGCCGTTCCTCGAGGGCCAGCGCATCCTCTCGTGCGGGCGCTACGGCGGCTGGAACTACTCCTCGATGGAGGACGCGCTCCACTTCGGGCGCGACGCGGCGCACCGCGCGCAGGCGCTCCTCGGAGGCGCGCCGTGA
- a CDS encoding aconitase family protein, giving the protein MDMYASVLRQAVERGKRVADGVHLYIQFGSQDIRRYAEAKGYLEIFEKAGAELVDPSCGACIKAGPGVSDRKEQVTVSAINRNFPGRSGPGQVYLASPLIVAASAIAGKIAFPES; this is encoded by the coding sequence ATGGACATGTACGCGTCCGTGCTGCGCCAGGCGGTCGAGCGGGGCAAGCGCGTCGCTGACGGCGTGCACCTCTACATCCAGTTCGGCTCGCAGGACATCCGCCGCTACGCCGAGGCCAAGGGCTACCTCGAGATCTTCGAGAAAGCCGGCGCCGAGCTCGTCGACCCCTCCTGCGGCGCGTGCATCAAGGCCGGCCCCGGTGTATCCGACCGCAAGGAACAGGTCACGGTCTCGGCCATCAACCGGAACTTCCCGGGACGAAGCGGACCCGGCCAGGTCTACCTGGCCAGTCCCCTCATCGTCGCGGCGAGCGCGATTGCGGGGAAGATCGCATTCCCGGAATCATGA
- a CDS encoding alpha/beta fold hydrolase, whose amino-acid sequence MGRELFAAGKDGTRIYVRYREGPGGSGSFASGVGAGSGRLTAVLCDGIACDGFIWKYLWDDLARTVNVAHWNYRGHGRSSLPGDPQAVELSDHASDLAAVRASIGDGPVVLFGHSMGCQVVLEHLRTHREGVRGLVLICGSSGRITHHFKGTDVLAQLLPRLIEQVDAYPHIARAIWSRVPAPMALRIALLTREVDASAVTPADLLPYMRHMVDIDFSMFLHMLRSAGEHSTLDLLPQIDVPALVIAGDRDTFTPPRLAEEMAAALPRGELMMVSGGTHVVPLERKKMVIERVEQFLLERVIGGASLGASARASGFQAPTEDGRSRSPTEEASSQRLAEGGSSPDPPRGLSKDG is encoded by the coding sequence ATGGGTCGAGAGCTTTTCGCCGCCGGGAAGGACGGTACGCGGATTTACGTCCGCTACCGAGAAGGTCCCGGCGGCAGCGGAAGCTTTGCCAGCGGGGTCGGGGCGGGCTCGGGACGCCTCACCGCGGTGCTCTGCGACGGCATCGCGTGCGACGGCTTCATCTGGAAGTACCTGTGGGACGACCTGGCCCGTACGGTCAACGTCGCCCACTGGAACTATCGCGGCCACGGTCGGAGCAGCTTGCCTGGTGATCCGCAGGCGGTCGAGCTGAGCGATCACGCCAGCGATCTCGCTGCAGTGCGCGCGTCGATCGGCGACGGCCCGGTGGTGCTCTTCGGGCACTCGATGGGTTGCCAGGTCGTCCTGGAGCACCTGCGGACCCACCGCGAAGGGGTGCGCGGGCTCGTGCTGATCTGCGGCTCGTCCGGCAGGATCACGCACCACTTCAAGGGCACGGACGTGCTCGCGCAGCTCTTGCCGCGCCTGATCGAGCAGGTCGACGCGTACCCGCACATCGCTCGCGCGATCTGGAGCCGCGTGCCGGCGCCGATGGCGCTGCGGATCGCGCTGCTCACGCGGGAGGTCGACGCGAGCGCGGTCACCCCGGCGGATCTGCTGCCGTACATGCGGCACATGGTCGACATCGATTTTTCGATGTTCCTCCACATGCTGCGCAGCGCTGGCGAGCACTCGACGCTCGATCTGCTCCCGCAGATCGACGTGCCCGCGCTCGTGATCGCGGGCGATCGCGACACGTTCACCCCGCCTCGGCTCGCAGAGGAGATGGCGGCGGCGCTGCCGCGCGGAGAGCTGATGATGGTGAGCGGCGGAACGCACGTCGTCCCGCTGGAGCGCAAGAAGATGGTCATCGAGCGCGTGGAGCAGTTCCTCCTCGAGCGCGTCATCGGCGGCGCATCGCTCGGGGCGAGCGCGCGGGCGTCAGGCTTTCAGGCTCCGACCGAAGACGGGCGCTCGCGGTCGCCGACCGAGGAGGCGTCGTCGCAGCGCCTCGCCGAGGGGGGGTCCTCGCCGGACCCTCCGCGCGGGCTCTCGAAGGACGGATGA
- a CDS encoding formylglycine-generating enzyme family protein, with protein sequence MPTRTPAVALILLAAGIAGGAGCSRAEQREPGENHRADGGAPQAPAPQGKVLEAAENESPAASATPRAGAAAAGPARIEIPAGKLVAGSTPGDKGRDPTLEPALLDVELGGFTVDRTPYPNDPAQAPLTGVTRARASELCQQAGGRLCTELEWERACKGPEGTPYAGGAAWDPACAKAPASCASGFGVVGMGAALREWTASDIAPIENLQPKAAAVRGATASASAVDHRCARRAAVDPAVSGDDIGFRCCHGAPNAASIPSPQWQQTFRRAEIGPQQVAELLASVPQLRDLGGKISFFKEPDDANAVLSRGRTRLSPSGAAASQPEAGLPPNTTLTTSPLLWNPVPGEEVLVVTGKADDDAFIVAFLKLPGDRYRIASSLLLKDDPGPLALGFNGYVRRRLTWATCWDCRGESGNITYRDDNRVVITQK encoded by the coding sequence GTGCCGACGAGGACGCCTGCCGTTGCCCTGATCCTGCTCGCCGCCGGCATCGCCGGAGGGGCCGGCTGCAGCCGCGCCGAGCAGCGAGAGCCCGGGGAGAATCATCGCGCGGACGGAGGCGCCCCGCAGGCGCCCGCGCCGCAAGGGAAGGTGCTCGAGGCGGCCGAGAACGAGTCGCCCGCTGCGAGCGCGACGCCGCGGGCTGGCGCCGCGGCGGCCGGGCCCGCGCGGATCGAGATCCCCGCCGGAAAGCTCGTCGCGGGCAGCACGCCCGGCGACAAGGGGCGCGATCCGACGCTCGAGCCGGCGTTGCTCGACGTCGAGCTGGGCGGCTTCACCGTCGATCGCACCCCGTACCCGAACGATCCTGCGCAGGCTCCGCTCACCGGGGTGACGCGGGCGCGCGCCTCGGAGCTCTGCCAGCAAGCCGGCGGGAGGCTGTGCACCGAGCTCGAGTGGGAGCGCGCGTGCAAGGGCCCCGAGGGGACGCCCTACGCGGGCGGCGCGGCGTGGGACCCGGCGTGCGCCAAGGCGCCCGCGTCGTGCGCATCCGGGTTCGGCGTCGTCGGCATGGGCGCCGCGCTGCGCGAGTGGACCGCGAGCGACATCGCGCCGATCGAGAACCTCCAGCCCAAGGCCGCCGCCGTGCGCGGGGCCACGGCGAGCGCGAGCGCCGTGGATCACCGGTGCGCGCGCCGCGCGGCGGTCGATCCGGCGGTGTCGGGCGACGACATCGGCTTCCGGTGCTGCCACGGCGCGCCGAACGCGGCGTCGATCCCGTCGCCGCAATGGCAGCAGACGTTCCGGCGCGCGGAGATCGGGCCGCAGCAGGTCGCAGAGCTGCTCGCGTCGGTGCCGCAGCTGCGCGACCTCGGCGGGAAGATCTCCTTCTTCAAGGAGCCCGACGACGCGAACGCCGTGCTCAGCCGGGGCCGGACGCGGCTCTCGCCGAGCGGCGCTGCGGCGAGCCAGCCCGAGGCCGGCCTGCCCCCGAACACAACGCTCACGACGTCTCCGCTGCTCTGGAACCCGGTCCCGGGCGAGGAGGTGCTCGTCGTGACGGGAAAGGCCGACGACGACGCGTTCATCGTCGCGTTCCTGAAGCTCCCTGGAGACCGCTACCGCATCGCGTCGTCGCTGCTGCTCAAGGACGACCCGGGGCCGCTCGCGCTCGGGTTCAACGGCTACGTGCGGCGACGGCTCACGTGGGCGACCTGCTGGGACTGCCGCGGCGAGTCGGGCAACATCACCTACCGGGACGACAACCGCGTGGTGATCACGCAGAAGTGA
- a CDS encoding YbjN domain-containing protein, whose protein sequence is MIDVATLQRWTEEIGYSAELTKPSTLRIRPHEEGVLELPPFYVQCTENWVVLSMFGVLDLFDTQHDGAVVPTLAEDTGQVRGLLRHLLEANRDMRVAKFALDDRNEILLCAELPTESLDRSEFVDAVERIIEYGTTYRHTLLGADT, encoded by the coding sequence GTGATCGACGTCGCGACCCTGCAGCGCTGGACGGAGGAGATCGGCTACAGCGCCGAGCTGACGAAGCCGTCGACCCTGCGCATCCGTCCGCACGAGGAAGGGGTCCTCGAGCTCCCTCCGTTCTACGTCCAGTGCACCGAGAACTGGGTCGTGCTCTCGATGTTCGGCGTGCTCGATCTGTTCGACACGCAGCACGACGGCGCTGTGGTGCCCACCCTGGCCGAGGACACCGGCCAGGTGCGCGGGTTGCTCCGTCACCTGCTCGAGGCCAACCGCGACATGCGCGTCGCCAAGTTCGCCCTCGATGATCGGAACGAGATCCTGCTGTGCGCCGAGCTGCCCACCGAGTCGCTCGATCGCTCGGAGTTCGTCGACGCGGTCGAGCGGATCATCGAATACGGTACGACCTACCGGCACACGCTGCTCGGCGCCGACACCTGA
- a CDS encoding prepilin peptidase: protein MLADFPPWFLRAFGLCFGLLWGSFLNVVIHRVPRELSVVRPGSCCPACGTPIRAYDNIPVLSYLLLRGRARCCGAPVSPRYPLVEAAGGVLSLAIIEIIVLRLPGTTPALHALATYTADLALALGLLAATFIDLEHMFIPDSITLGGAVLGVATASLRSMGFVDALVGAAVGFGIVWLPFVVIYPRIRGGRVGMGLGDAKLLMLAGAWFGWGGALFVLGAGAIQGSIMAIAMLLLRGSIEEPEAVRLEREQIRAELAAMSPEERAAAEEELAQDPLAEEPREGFGQARIAFGPFLALATLECLLVGRDVLDAYLSWIDAG from the coding sequence ATGCTCGCCGATTTCCCTCCGTGGTTCCTGCGCGCCTTCGGGCTCTGCTTCGGCCTGCTGTGGGGGAGCTTCCTCAACGTCGTCATCCATCGCGTCCCGCGCGAGCTCAGCGTCGTCCGTCCGGGCTCGTGCTGCCCGGCGTGCGGCACGCCGATCCGCGCTTACGACAACATCCCCGTCCTCAGCTACCTGCTGCTGCGCGGCCGCGCGCGCTGCTGCGGTGCGCCTGTGTCGCCGCGCTATCCCCTGGTGGAGGCGGCGGGCGGTGTGCTCTCGCTCGCGATCATCGAGATCATCGTCCTCCGGCTCCCCGGGACGACGCCGGCCCTCCACGCGCTCGCCACGTACACCGCCGACCTGGCGCTCGCGCTCGGGCTGCTCGCGGCGACGTTCATCGACCTCGAGCACATGTTCATCCCCGACTCGATCACCCTCGGCGGCGCGGTGCTCGGCGTCGCGACCGCGTCGCTGCGGTCGATGGGCTTCGTCGACGCCCTCGTCGGCGCGGCGGTCGGCTTCGGCATCGTCTGGCTCCCGTTCGTCGTGATCTACCCGCGGATCCGCGGCGGTCGCGTCGGCATGGGCCTCGGCGACGCCAAGCTCCTCATGCTGGCGGGCGCGTGGTTCGGCTGGGGGGGCGCCCTGTTCGTGCTCGGCGCCGGCGCCATCCAGGGCTCGATCATGGCCATCGCCATGCTGCTCCTGCGCGGGAGCATCGAGGAGCCCGAGGCGGTGCGCCTCGAGCGGGAGCAGATCCGCGCGGAGCTCGCGGCCATGTCCCCCGAGGAGCGGGCCGCCGCCGAGGAAGAGCTGGCGCAAGATCCGCTCGCGGAGGAGCCTCGCGAAGGGTTCGGCCAGGCCCGCATCGCGTTCGGCCCGTTCCTCGCGCTCGCGACGCTGGAGTGCCTGCTCGTCGGCCGCGACGTCCTGGACGCGTACCTCTCCTGGATCGACGCAGGATGA
- a CDS encoding TIGR04563 family protein yields MTDKDTLAKNNEASKTDKRKQSLYFPESMLQEIKEEAARLDRSLSWVVQRAWKLARIDIKKLPSVNDVADDEDSGD; encoded by the coding sequence ATGACCGACAAGGACACGCTGGCGAAAAACAACGAAGCCTCGAAGACGGACAAGCGGAAGCAGAGCCTCTACTTTCCGGAGTCGATGCTGCAGGAAATCAAGGAGGAAGCGGCGCGGCTCGATCGCTCGCTTTCTTGGGTTGTGCAGCGCGCGTGGAAGCTGGCGCGGATAGACATCAAAAAGCTTCCGAGTGTCAATGACGTGGCTGACGACGAGGACAGCGGCGACTAA